The following proteins are encoded in a genomic region of Candida albicans SC5314 chromosome 4, complete sequence:
- the ARR3 gene encoding Arr3p (Ortholog of S. cerevisiae Arr3; arsenite transporter of the plasma membrane required for resistance to arsenic compounds; benomyl-induced; Gcn4-regulated; Hap43-repressed; mutant is viable; Spider biofilm induced), with the protein MTFKQDARAAFRGLSITDKLLPLLIVLAIVIGVIISVYVPGSSEAFNGTKVVGVSVPLAIGLIIMMIPPLCKVEWEHFHKFFNKSTYLRPILISLVLNWIICPFIMLGLAWMVLFNYDEYRTGIIMIGIARCIAMVLLWNDIALGDNTLCAVIVFINSLLQVVLYAPYQLFFCYVISGDPIPIDSGVSYSIVAKSVAFFLGVPLGLGVVVRFALLYFKVYDKLIRFISPWALIGLLYTIIVIFIDKGKEFIEEVGTAFLCFIPLTLYFLIAWFTTFFVLRWSSKAPKLEDEDTRLLCGCEEKIEKYPTKWRRGCSANYSEITTQSFTAASNNFELSLAVAISIYGSGSKQAIAATFGPLLEVPILLILTFVARYFRTKFIWSDVEEQENEICR; encoded by the coding sequence ATGACTTTCAAACAAGATGCTAGAGCCGCGTTCAGAGGCTTATCTATTACAGATAAATTGTTAccattattaattgttcTTGCAATAGTTATTGGTGTGATAATATCGGTATATGTACCTGGGAGCAGTGAAGCATTTAATGGTACTAAGGTCGTTGGTGTGTCTGTACCCTTAGCAATAGGGTTAATAATTATGATGATTCCTCCATTATGTAAAGTGGAATGGGAGCATTTCCATaagtttttcaacaaaagtACCTATCTCAGACCTATTTTGATTTCGCTTGTTTTGAACTGGATTATATGTCCCTTCATTATGCTTGGATTGGCTTGGATGGTTTTATTCAACTATGACGAGTATAGAACTGGTATAATTATGATTGGAATTGCGAGATGTATTGCCATGGTATTGTTGTGGAATGACATTGCCTTGGGTGATAACACGCTTTGTGctgttattgtttttattaaCAGTTTGTTGCAGGTTGTTTTGTATGCCCcttatcaattgtttttctgTTATGTGATATCGGGTGATCCTATTCCAATTGACTCTGGTGTTTCATATTCGATAGTTGCAAAGAGTGTCGCTTTCTTCTTAGGTGTACCACTTGGTCTTGGTGTGGTTGTCAGATTTGCATTATTATACTTTAAGGTTTACGATAAGTTGATTAGATTTATCAGTCCTTGGGCTTTAATTGGATTGTTGTACactattattgttattttcattgataAAGGTAAAGAGTTTATTGAAGAAGTTGGAACTGCCTTCCTTTGTTTTATTCCTTTGACTTTATACTTTTTAATTGCTTGGTTTACGAcgttttttgttttaagGTGGTCATCAAAGGCACCAAAATTGGAGGATGAAGATACTAGATTATTATGTGGAtgtgaagaaaaaatcgAAAAGTATCCAACCAAATGGCGGAGAGGGTGTAGTGCCAATTATTCTGAAATCACAACCCAAAGTTTTACTGCTGCTTCTAATAACTTTGAGTTATCACTTGCTGTTGcgatttcaatttatggCTCAGGCAGTAAACAAGCTATTGCTGCAACTTTTGGACCTTTGTTAGAAGTGCCAATATTGTTAATTCTAACATTTGTTGCTAGATATTTCAGAACTAAGTTTATTTGGTCTGATGTCGAAGAgcaagaaaatgaaatctGTCGTTAG
- the GST1 gene encoding Gst1p (Putative glutathione S-transferase; upregulated in the presence of human neutrophils; expression is regulated upon white-opaque switching; increased transcription is observed upon benomyl treatment), whose amino-acid sequence MLPQFHLPKKKRVYKGGNRSHTLVICLLCKDNLNKSMKLYTAPTGNGRKPLIFLHILDVPNEIHMFDWPTKEIKENWYLELNPHGLVPTLVDGDVTLCESNAILQYLADNYDTENKFSYPSTDPLYWQQLRWLFYQSTQFSDALSRLFFYKKFRSDDQWLVDKGFEQIRKVYQVLDSHLAQRKWFVGDKFTIADLAFAVGHFRRIEKTTGTKFEIENFEEKYPHVTQWYNDVLSIEGIKEGFELK is encoded by the coding sequence atGCTACCCCAGTTTCATTTGCCCAAAAAGAAACGGGTATATAAAGGTGGTAATAGATCCCATACTTTGGTGATTTGTTTACTCTGCAAAGACAACCTCAACAAAAGTATGAAATTATACACTGCTCCAACTGGAAATGGTCGTAAAccattgatttttttacaTATCTTAGATGTTCCAAATGAAATCCACATGTTTGATTGGCCCACTAAGGAAATCAAGGAGAATTGGTATCTTGAATTAAACCCTCATGGCCTTGTTCCAACTTTAGTTGATGGTGATGTAACATTATGTGAAAGTAATGCTATTTTGCAATATCTTGCTGATAATTATGATACCGAGAACAAGTTTAGTTACCCAAGCACTGATCCATTGTATTGGCAACAATTGAGATGGTTATTCTACCAGTCAACCCAATTCAGCGATGCCTTGTCTAGATTATTCTTTTACAAAAAGTTTCGCAGTGACGATCAATGGTTAGTCGACAAAGGGTTTGAACAAATTCGCAAAGTTTATCAGGTTTTGGATTCACATTTGGCGCAAAGAAAATGGTTTGTTGGTGATAAATTCACAATAGCTGACTTGGCTTTTGCCGTTGGGCATTTCCGTCgtattgaaaaaacaacagGGACCAAATTTgagattgaaaattttgaagaaaagtACCCTCATGTGACTCAATGGTATAATGATGTTTTGTCCATTGAAGGCATCAAAGAAggatttgaattgaaataa